GGAACGGCTGGCCGTCGACCCGGCGGCGTTCGTCCGCCCCTCCCCCACCGCCGGGACGCTCGGCGGGGTCGCGAAGGCGACCCGCGAGTCGATCGTGGTGATGGAGGCCGCCGGTTACGACGTGGTGCTGGTGGAGACGGTCGGGGTCGGCCAGTCCGAGACGGCCGTCGCCGACATGGTCGACTCCTTCCTGCTGCTCACCCTGGCCCGCACCGGGGACCAGTTGCAGGGCATCAAGAAGGGGGTGCTGGAGCTGGCCGACGTCATCGCCGTCAACAAGGCCGACGGCCCGCACGAACGCGACGCCCGCGCGGCGGCCCGTGAACTGGCGGGCGCCCTGCGGCTCATGCACGGCCAGGACGCCTTCTGGACACCGCCGGTGCTCAGCTGCAGCGCGCGCGAGGCGGCGGGTCTCGACGCCGTCTGGGAGCGCTTGGAGCAGCACCGCTCACTGCTGGACACCACCGGCCGCCTCGCCGCGAAGCGGCGCACCCAGCAGGTCGACTGGGTCTGGGCCATGGTCCGCGAGGAGCTGCTGGGCCGTCTGCACGCCGACCCGGCCGTTCGCACTCTCGCCCCGCGGCTCGAACAGCAGGTCAGGGAGGGGGAGCTGACGGCCACGCTGGCCGCGGAACGCATCCTGGACGCCTTCACGGGCACCGCGACCGCCCCCGCGGCACCCGCCTCCCCCCACTGACGGGCCGCCGCCTCGCGCATCCGCCGGTCCTCACGCTCGCTCGACGACGCCTCCACGGCCGACGGGGCGCGCCTGTCCCAGCAGCCGTGTTCCGGGACCTCCGCGCAGACGTTCACGCTCAGCGGCTGAACCTCCCTCCCGCTGAACGGCCCCCGCCCGGCGGGGTCCGGCGTGTCTGCCGGGCCCCGCTCCCTCCCGCCCGTCGCTCGCGGGGCCGGCGCGGTCTTCTCAGTGAGCCGCCCGGCGAGGAGGGGTGTCGGGCGGTCCCGGGGCTCGGCGGCGGTAGACCTGGCGGGAACCGCCTTCGGGGCCCGGCTCCGCGGCCTCGGCGGGACGGAACCCCAGGCGCTCGTAGAAGACACGGGCGCCGCTCGCCACGGCTCCGGGGTGATCCGCGCCGAAGGTCACCACCTCGATGGTGCCCGGCCCGCGGACGAACCGCCGTACCGCCTGCGTCATCAGTTCCCGGCCGGCCCCCAGCCCGCGCGCCCGCTCGTCCACCACCAGCCAGTGCACGTGATGGACCGGTGCCGCCACCCCGAACAGCAGCCCTCCGAGGAGTTCACCGGACGTCGGGTCGACGGCGACGAGGGCCAGGGAGCGGCGCACATGGTCCTCGACGGCGCGACGGAAGCCCGGCTCGTCCACCATCGGGCCGAACCAGTGTTCCACCTGGGCCGCGAGGCCGAGGAAGCCGGACACATCGGCGTCCCGCCCGAGTCTCACGATCATCGGGTCAGTCTCGCAGACGCTCACCCACCGGCTCCGGTCGTGCTCCGGCTCCTCACCGCCTCCGTCTCGGCCGCGGAGGCAGCGGGGACGGGAGCATCGGCGCTCACCTCCCCGTCGCCGGACCGCCGGAGGGGGCGAGTGGAACACGCGTGCTAACCTGCTCTCTTCGACGGCGCTGCCGACGGAGTCCCTCGGCAGGTCGCCATGTCTCATGTCCCACGCCGGCTCACGGCCGCGCTCGACGCGCTGGACCACGCCTTCGCCTCCGAAGAGCCCTTCCCCGTCACGGGGTGTACGTACTGCTACTCCGAGCAGGACCTCGCCGCGCTGTCCGGTCCGCTGCACCTCGTCCCGGACGACCTGGTGCCCGCCGTCGCCGCGGAGGGGCCCGACCACTGGGACGCCCCCGCACGTCTCTATCGGCGTCTCGTCCCGCGCATCGTCCGGTCCGTCGTCACGGGTGAACTCCACGTCGACGAGGAACTCATCGCCTCCCGCCTGCTCCAGGTGGGCTGGACCACCTGGGAGGCGCCCCTGACCGGCGCTCTGCGCGACGTGTGGTCCGCCTGGTGGGAGGCCACCCTGCACACCCACCCCAGTCCCGTCTCCATCAGGAAGACCCTCAGCCTCGTCAGCGTCGCCACGAACGGCCTGCGCCCCTGGCTGGACACCTGGACCGCCACCCGCCATCCGGCCGCCGACGCGCACCTGGCGGACCTCGTCGACGACGTGCTGTGCGCCTACGAGATCACCGACCTGCACATGGGCTTCTACGGCGAGTACCCCGCCACCGTGGAACTGCTGGGCTGGCTGCTCACCGATGTACGAGACCGCGCCGACGACGCCCGCCTCGACAGCCCGTTCCTGTGGGAACTCCACCGGTCGGCGACGCCGCACGCACGCGACTGAGCCGGCCGGGCCGCGAGGAGGTCCGTCTCCGGGCGTACGGTCGCTTCCGGGCCGTCGCGACGGAGAAGCGGAGGGCTTCGGACCGGTTGCGCCGCTGATCTTTCGCTGCGTAGGGTCCGATGCTCTATCGGGCAACCGTTCGCTGCCCCGGCCGGAGAGTGGGTAGACCATGCAGCCGACGTTCGTACTCGTACACGGCGCCTTCGCGAATTCCTTTTCCTTCGCACCCCTTCAGGCCGAACTCGGCCTGCTGGGGCACCGTTCCGTCGCCGTGGACCTCCCCGGCCACGGCTTCGCGGCGAGCTACTCGCACGCGTACCAGGCGCCGCAGGACGCCGAAGGTCTCGCGACCGCGCCCGGCTCCCTGAAGGGGGTCACCCTCGCCGACAACGCCGCGCACGTCATCGGCGTCCTGGAGCGGGCCAAGGAGCACGGACCGGTGATCCTGGTCGCGCACAGCCGGGGCGGCATCACGGCCACCGCCGTGGCCAACGCGCGCCCGGACCTCATCGACCGCATCGTCTACGTCGCCGCCTGGTGCCCGGTCCGGCTGGACGTGAACGACTACTACGCCGAGCCGGAGATGGCCACGGTCGACGCCGCCTCGGTCGGTCTGGCGATGGCCGGGAATCCGGCGGAACTCGGGCTGCTGCGGGTCAACTTCCGCACCGCGGACCAGGCCGCCCTCGCCGCGCTCAAGGCCGCCTTCCTCGCCGACGGCACCGAGGAGGAGTTCCTCACCTTCCTGAACACCTTCCAGCCCGACGAGAACCTCGACGTCGGCGGCGCCGCCGACCGGGCGCAGGCGGCGACGTGGGGCCGCG
This region of Streptomyces ambofaciens ATCC 23877 genomic DNA includes:
- the meaB gene encoding methylmalonyl Co-A mutase-associated GTPase MeaB → MALDLDAYVKGVLDGRRAVVARAITLVESTRPQHRALAQRLLTELMPHGGRARRIGISGVPGVGKSTFIDAFGTMLTGLGHRVAVLAVDPSSSRTGGSILGDKTRMERLAVDPAAFVRPSPTAGTLGGVAKATRESIVVMEAAGYDVVLVETVGVGQSETAVADMVDSFLLLTLARTGDQLQGIKKGVLELADVIAVNKADGPHERDARAAARELAGALRLMHGQDAFWTPPVLSCSAREAAGLDAVWERLEQHRSLLDTTGRLAAKRRTQQVDWVWAMVREELLGRLHADPAVRTLAPRLEQQVREGELTATLAAERILDAFTGTATAPAAPASPH
- a CDS encoding GNAT family N-acetyltransferase, whose amino-acid sequence is MIVRLGRDADVSGFLGLAAQVEHWFGPMVDEPGFRRAVEDHVRRSLALVAVDPTSGELLGGLLFGVAAPVHHVHWLVVDERARGLGAGRELMTQAVRRFVRGPGTIEVVTFGADHPGAVASGARVFYERLGFRPAEAAEPGPEGGSRQVYRRRAPGPPDTPPRRAAH
- a CDS encoding alpha/beta hydrolase, with protein sequence MQPTFVLVHGAFANSFSFAPLQAELGLLGHRSVAVDLPGHGFAASYSHAYQAPQDAEGLATAPGSLKGVTLADNAAHVIGVLERAKEHGPVILVAHSRGGITATAVANARPDLIDRIVYVAAWCPVRLDVNDYYAEPEMATVDAASVGLAMAGNPAELGLLRVNFRTADQAALAALKAAFLADGTEEEFLTFLNTFQPDENLDVGGAADRAQAATWGRVPKTFVRLADDASMPLVMQDRLIREGDELTPDNPYDVRTLGGSHLKWLVDPAPAARVLGELSALTAGAS